One genomic window of Bartonella sp. HY038 includes the following:
- a CDS encoding GlsB/YeaQ/YmgE family stress response membrane protein, which yields MGLGFFASIIVGGLAGWFAQMFMNSGGGIILNIILGIVGAALASLVLGWFGVSFYGWLGYLIAGFVGACVLIAFGRAIRG from the coding sequence ATGGGCTTAGGTTTTTTTGCAAGCATAATTGTTGGTGGTCTTGCGGGCTGGTTCGCGCAAATGTTCATGAATAGTGGCGGCGGTATTATTCTCAACATCATTTTAGGTATAGTCGGTGCCGCACTTGCAAGCCTTGTACTTGGTTGGTTTGGTGTTAGCTTTTATGGCTGGCTTGGCTATCTTATCGCTGGTTTTGTTGGTGCATGTGTCCTTATTGCTTTTGGTCGGGCAATCAGGGGATAA